Part of the Aquimarina sp. MAR_2010_214 genome is shown below.
AAATCAAGTTGCACCTGTTATTAATGGTATAACACCGTGGCAACTTTATTTTGGCCCTAGATATTCTTTTGTATATGATTATAATTATGATGATTGGACTCATGTGAAAATAGTAGTAAATGGTCGTAGAGCACAGATATATCTGGACTATTCTAAAACTCCAAACCTATCATGGGATCTGGTTCACGAACCTAGAGAAGGTGAGGTCGCAATAGGAGGAGGGGGAGCTGCGGCAATGCATTATGCTAATTTCAAAATTGATAAAAGTAAAAATGAAATAGTAGATTTTAAACCTATAAAAAGAAAACCTATTGAAGGATTGATTTCTGAATGGGAGGTATCTGATATGTTTGAAGAAAAATCAGTACATGATCCAATGAAACTAAAAGAAGTAATTCAATCTAGGAAATGGGGACAAAAAATCAAAGTAGAAGAAGGTACAGCTGCAAATATTGCAAGAGAAGTGGTTATGGTTGATGGAACTCCTGGAAATACTGTTTTTGCAAAAATCAAGATTATATCAAAGAAAGATCAAATAAAACTTTTTGAATTTGGATACAGCGATAGAGTGGTAGCTATTTTAAACGGGAAACCTATTTATAAAGGGACAAACAGATGGCGCTCGAGAGATTATCGATATTTAGGTACTATAGGGTTATTTGATGCGATATACCTAAATCTAAAAAAAGGAGAAAACACACTTTTATTAGCCGTTTCTGAAGATTTTGGAGGCTGGTTGGTAACAGGGAAATTCCCTGATCAAAATGGTATTGAAATAAAATAAACAATCATTAACGAACAGTATAATTGTTGATCTTTGATAGAGATGGAGTAACCGGATAATAATTAAAATTTAGCTAAGTAAGTCATTAATATTTAGCCTATATATTTTCCCCACAGGAATTCTGTGATCTTTAATTGTTATTCGGTTACCTTCAATTTCCTTTTTCCATATATGATGAGAAGTTTTTGGTTTTTATTTATTAGATAATCAGTGTTTTGATTTTGTTGTAACTTCAATAAAAAATGAAAATAGTTGAAGTAATTAGGTATTGTTTTTATATTAGCCACTATCTATTGAAGTGTAATTTTGTAATGTAGTAGATATGCATTATTTAACTACTGTATAAATTATCATATATAGTTACCTTTCATATATATTAGGAAGTAAAATGAAAGCCATTCAAGAGCTAAAAAATAATCTGAAGCAAAAAGGGATTCTTGCAAAAAGCAGAGTTTTAGACAAGGATGAATATTTAGATACTTTTAGTGGTATCAATACAAACCTATATTTTATAACAAAAGGTAGTTTACGAGTATTTTTTACTAATGATAATGAAGAGCATATCCTATATTTTGGTTATAAAGGATCATTAATAACTACAATAGACTCATTTTTTTCTACTAAAGTTTCACAATTGAAAATTCAAGCTTTAAAGAAAACAGAAGTTAATTTCATTTCTAAAAATGAGTTTATGGAATTTATAACCAGTAATCCAGAAAATTTAGATTTATGGCAGGCCATTCAGGGAGAACTTATTCATTTGCAAGCTGAAAGAGAAATAGATCTTTTGATTTCCTCTCCAGTTAAACGATACCAAAGGGTTTTAAAAAGAAGGCCTCAGTTATTTCAGGAAATCCCACATAAATATATAGCCTCATACTTACGGATGGCTCCTGAAACCTTATCAAGAATTAAGAAATCTTGACTTCAATCAATTTCTATCCTCTTTTTATATAGTTATTTTGTGATTAATAATTTTTTAAAGCATAATTTATTAATGGAAAACTATATAGTTAAAATGTTAAGTGCTAATCAAAGTGAATCGTTTTTTCAATTAATTCATACGAATAGAGAGCGGTTAGAAGATTTCTTTGCAGGAACAGTTGCTTGCACAAAAACATTATCAGATACTATTGATTATTGTAGAGAAATAGAACAAAAAATAAAAGAAAGAGTCTATTTTCCTTATGTTATTATTGAAAAAAGTTCACAAGAAATCATTGGGTTTATAGATATTAAGAATATAGATTGGAATATTCCTAAAGCAGAATTAGGGGCATTTATTGATTCAAAATATGAAGGAAAAGGAATTATAACAAATACGATGTCTTCCTTAATTGATACCATTGTTAATGAGCACCATTTTAAAAAACTACTTTGTAGAATTTCTAGTAGAAATGTAAGAAGTATTAATGTAGCATTAAATAGTGGGTTTGAACTAGAGGGAACTATAAGGTGTGATTATAAGACAACTAAAGGCGAAATAGTTGACTTAAATTATTATGGTAAAGTCTTTTGATTTACAAAATATTTGAAGCCCTATTTGTTAAAAACAAAGATTAAACTTCTGTTAAACAAAAGTCATTATATCTATTTTTTGTAGCTTTGTTATCTAAATGAAAAAGTTTATCCATAAAATATCAGCTGTTTTAATGGCAATGGTAGTGTTAATATCTACTATGTCGTTTACATTAGATATGCATTATTGTGGAAATACTTTGGTAGATGTTGCCCTGTTTAAAGAGGCAAAAACTTGTGGGATGGAGCAACAAGTTTCTAATTCCATTGCATGCCCGATAATGGCGAAAAAAAGTTGTTGTACAGATAAACAACTTACTTTTGAAGGACAAGATGAACTTCAAAATTCATTTGATAAAATCACTTTAGAGCAACAGGCTTTTGTTGCAATTCTTTATTATTCATATATAAACCTTTTTGAAGGACTTGAGAATAATGTCATCCCTTTTAAAGAGTATCCGCCTCCTTTCTTGGTCAAGGATATTCACGTACTTAATGAAACTTTTCTTATTTGATTTATTAGATAATTAAAATTATGCCCAATGAGGATTCATTAGGGCTGGAGTTGTTGTTTATAATTCTAAGACAACGTCTTTTTCTAATTATCAAATAATCAGAGTATATGCTAAATAAAAGCATCAAATTTCTTATCGAGAATAAATTGGTTGCGGTCCTTATGATAGTTCTTTTTGTAGGATGGGGCGTTATAAATGCGCCATTTGGTTGGCAAACAGGAATATTACCTAGTGACCCTGTGGCAGTCGATGCCATACCAGATATTGGTGAAAACCAACAAATAGTGTTTACAAAATGGCAAGGACGATCACCACAAGATATCGAGAATCAGATTACGTACCCTTTAACCACATCACTTTTAGGAGTGCCTGGAGTAAAAACCATTCGTAGTTCTTCAATGTTCGGATTTTCTAGTATTTATGTCATTTTTGAAGAAGATGTAGAATTCTATTGGAGTAGGAGTCGTATTCTGGAGAAACTAAATTCATTACCATCGGGGTTATTACCAAAAGGAGTAAACCCCAGTTTGGGGCCAGATGCAACTGGATTAGGTCAGATTTTTTGGTATACCCTAGAAGGGCGAGACGAAAACGGAAATGTAATTGGTGGTTGGGATTTGCAAGAACTAAGAAGTGTTCAGGATTACTATGTGAAATATGCGTTATCATCTGCGGGCGGAGTATCAGAGGTAGCCTCTGTCGGAGGATATGTACAAGAATATCAGGTAGATGTAAATCCAGAGCTAATGCGCCAGTATAATATTAGTTTACAGCATGTTGTTAATGCTGTAAAGCAATCAAATAGAGATATCGGCGCACAGACGTTAGAAATTAACCAGGCAGAATATCTTGTTCGCGGTCTGGGGTATATAAAATCTATTGCAGATATAGAAAATGCTGTAGTGACCTCAGAAGAGTATACTTCAATACGTATTAAAGATATTGCCAGTGTTAGTTTAGGACCAGAAGCCAGAAGAGGTATCTTGGATAAGGAAGGTGCAGAAGTAGTAGGGGGTGTGGTCGTAGCACGCTATGGCGCAAACCCGTTAGAAGTTATCAATAATGTAAAAGACAAAATTACCGAACTCAGTACCGGGTTACCATCCAAACAATTAAAAGATGGTCGTACCTCACAATTAACCATAGTTCCTTTTTATGATCGAACCGAACTTATTCATGAAACAATAGGTACACTTAACGAGGCTCTTACCTTAGAAATTTTGATAACCTTTCTTGTTGTCATTATTATGGTATTTAATCTCAGAGCTTCAATCCTTATTTCGGGACTTTTACCCGTAGCCATTTTGATGGTTTTTATAGCTATGAAATTGTTTGGAGTCGATGCTAATATTGTTGCTTTATCTGGTATTGCTATTGCTATCGGTACGATGGTAGATATGGGAGTGATACTTTCAGAAAATATTATAAGGCATCTGGATGATAATAAAAATCATTTACCAGTGAATACTGTAGTATATAATGCTACTGCAGAAATTTCTGGAGCAATATTAACAGCAGTACTAACTACCATAATCAGTTTTATACCTGTATTTACAATGATAGGTGCAGAAGGAAAATTGTTTAGACCATTAGCATTTACCAAAACAATGGCACTTACAGCATCAATCGTAGTAGCCCTATTTTTTATTCCTCCATTTGCTGCTTTTCTATTCAAAAAGAAAAATATCAAAACTTCAATAAGCTATGTGATCAATAGTATTTTAATTGTATTAGGATGTATAGTAGTTTTTAATGGTATGTGGTTAGGTGTAATTTTGATAGCTTTTGCAATAACGGCTATCCTTAACTTAAGAGGTATAGTTTCTAGAGACCATACTAATTTGATCAATATTAGTATCGCAGTAGTAACAATAGTTTTCTTGTTATCAGAATATTGGAGACCAATGGGAGCAGATAAAAGCATGCTCGTGAACCTCATTTTTGTAGGGATTATTTGCTTTGTACTGCTAGGTAGTTTTACGCTCTTTAGAAAATATTACACCAGAATATTACAATGGGCATTGAACAATAAGCTACTATTTTTATCTCTACCTGCTATTATTGTTGTTTTTGGTTTTTTAATCATGAAAAACATTGGAAAAGAATTTATGCCTTCATTAAATGAGGGATCTTTTCTATTGATGCCGACCACATTGTCACATGCAGGAGTGGCAGAAAATAAAAGAATATTACAGCAATTGGATATGGCAGTAGCAAGTATTCCAGAAATTAAAACCGTCGTTGGTAAAGCCGGTAGAACAGAATCTTCACTTGATCCCGCTCCATTATCAATGTATGAGAATATCATTTTATATAAGCCAGAGTATATGCTTAATAAAAATGGGAAAAGACAACGATATAAGATTAATGATGATGGCTTATTTATAGGTAAAGATGGAAAGCTGATTTATAATGAAAACTATGATGTTGACTCTGGTATGATTAGTAATGCATCAAAAAAGAAATATTTCTCTATTAATAGAGAAAGCCTTATTCCTGATAATAATGGCGAATTCTACCGTAACTGGAGACCAGAAGTTAAGAGTCCAAACGATATTTGGACTCAAATCATAAAAGTGACAAAATTACCAGGAGTAACTTCGGCACCAAAATTACAACCGATAGAAACTCGATTGATAATGTTACAAACGGGAATGCGGGCCCCAATGGGGATTAAAGTAAAAGGACAGGATTTAAAACAAATTGAAGCTTTTGGAATCCAATTAGAAGAGATACTAAAAGAAGTAGATGGAGTAAAAGATGAAGCTGTTTTTGCAGACCGTATTGTTGGAAAACCTTATTTACTTTTAGATATTGATAGAGAACAATTGGTACGTTATGGAGTATCAGTTGAACAGGTTCAGCAAATTCTCGAAGTAGCAATAGGAGGAATCTCCCTTACACAAACGGTGGAAGGCAGAGAACGTTATGGAGTTCGAGTACGCTACCCAAGAGAACTTCGGGCTAACCCGACCGATCTCGAAACGATCTATGTTCCCTTAGAAAAAGGAAGTTCGATACCGCTAAGTGAATTGGTAAATATTCGTTATGAACAAGGGCCGCAAGTGATAAAAAGTGAAGATACATTTCTAGTAGGCTATGTCTTATTTGATAAAAATGATGGTTTTGCAGAGGTAAATGTAGTTAAGAATGCTCAAGACCTGATAAGAGCTAAGATTGATAATAATGAACTGATTGTTCCAAAAGGAATTACCTATCAATTTACGGGTGCTTATGAAAATCAATTAAGAGCAGAAAAAACATTATCGATTGTGGTACCTTTAGCTTTGCTCATTATCTTTTTGATTCTCTATTTTCAGTTTCGCTCAATTACTACTTCGCTAATAGTATTTACTGGTATTGCAGTAGCTTTTTCTGGTGGATTTTTAATGATTTGGTTATATGGTCAAGATTGGTTTTTAAATATTAACTTCTTTGATAAAAACTTGCGAGATCTGTTTCAGGTTCACACCATCAATCTAAGTGTTGCAGTGTGGGTTGGCTTCATAGCACTTTTTGGTATTGCCACAGATGATGGAGTAGTAATGGCGACTTATCTTAAACAAACTTTTGATAAAAATGAACCGAAATCCCTTAATGATATTAGAACATCCGTGATCGAAGCAGGAGAGAAGAGAATTCGTCCTTGCCTAATGACCACTGCAACTACAATTCTTGCATTATTACCAATATTAACATCTACCGGTCGTGGGAGTGATATCATGATACCCATGGCAATTCCTTCATTTGGCGGAATGGGGATTGCTCTTATAACACTGTTTGTTGTACCGGTATTATTTGGTTGGAAAGCAGAAATAGAAATGAAAAATGTAAAATGTAAAATGTAAAATTTTGAAGAGTGTTTGATTATTGAATTGAAATTATGAGTAAAAATATATTAAAAGAGAAGAGTTATGCATTTGCAATAGAAATTGTAAAATTGGCTCAGGTTCTCGTTTCTGATAAAAAAGAATATGTAATTAGTAAGCAACTCTTACGAAGCGGAACTGCTATTGGAGCATTAATAAGAGAAGCAGAATTTGCACAAAGCAAAAAAGATTTTATTAGTAAAATGAGTATCTCATTAAAAGAAGCGAATGAGACTTTATATTGGATAGATTTAATTAAAGACACCGGATATATTGATATAACTATACATATGCAATTATCTTCTGACAGTAAAGAATTAGTGGCAATGCTTGTTAGTAGTATCAAAACAACTAAATCAAGGTTATGATGGGACTAGATATATTTAATAAGGAAACTTTCATTAAGTCAGAAATCTCGAAAATCTTTCGAGGTGTAGTTCTTTATTTTTCACTTTTCATTTTTCATTTAAAAAAAGTTGTCATTTTTAGTTTTTCACTTTTCATTTTTCATTTAACACATGCTCAACAACTTGAATCATATATTCAGGAGGGGTGGGATAACAACTCTAATATTCAGTCTTTTGAGTTGCGTTATGTAGTTGCAAAAGAGAAAATAGAAGAAGTAAATACGATACCTAATACACAGTTGAGTGTAGGGTACTTTGTAAGTGAACCCGAGACACGTACAGGTGCACAACGTGCAAAATTTTCTATCCAACAAAAGTTACCATGGTTTGGAGCAATTACAGCAAGAGAGAATTATTCTACGGCTATGGCAGAGACAGAATATGTAGACATTGTAATTGTGAAAAGAAAATTAGCGCTTTCGATTTCTGAAACATATTATAAATTGTTTGCAATACAAAGCAAACAAAAAATACTTGAAGATAATATGCTACTATTACAGACTTATGAGAAGCTGGTACTAACATCTGTAGAAGTAGGTAAAGCCTCTGCAGTTGATGTATTAAAACTGCAAATTCGCCAAAATGAATTAGAACAATATAAAGCAGTACTCAAAGAAAGTTTTTTGGCAGAGCAAATAGCTTTTAATGCCTTACTCAATCGAGATTCGGGTAAGGATATAATTGTTCCTGATGAAATAAATATGCCACTAGAAGATCCTATTACAAATACTGAAAGTTTACAACTTAACCCAGAACTACTTAAATACGATAAGATATATGAAAGCATAAAACAATCAGAATTACTTAATCGAAAAGAAAAGTCTCCACAAATTGGATTTGGACTTGACTATATACCAGTATCAGAGAGAAATGATGTGGCTATACATGATAATGGTAAAGATATTATAATGCCTATGGTATCTTTTTCTATCCCTATATTTAATAAGCGTCATGATTCTCGAACTCGTCAAAATGAATTACGCCAACAAGAAATTACAGCACAAAAAGAAGAACGACTAAATACTATGGAAACGATTTTGGGGAAAGCTGTTTCTTATAGAAATACAGCAAGAATCAAATACAATACTCAGAAAAAAAATTTAAAACAAGCCAAAAATGCAGAAGAAATACTGATAAAAAGTTATGAAACAGGAACTATAGATTTTAACGATGTATTAGATATTCAGGAACTACAACTTAAATTTCAGCTAAATCAAATAGAGAGTATACAATTATACTATACACAAGCTGCGATGATCAATTATTTAACAAATTAAAAAAAACAAAACTATTTAAAAAAGTAAACAAAATGAGAAACTTAAAAATTTATGATATAAGAGTAATTATAGTAGCAATACTAGGATTAACAATACTATCTTGCAAAGAGAATAAAACATCTAAAACAGATGAAAAACAAGAACATTCTGAAATGGGTCATAATAATGATCATAGTAGTCATGAAGAAGAGCAAACAAAGGAAGTTCAGTTTAAAAATGTAGAGACAGCAGAAGCTTTTCAGCATTATATCCATATCAAAACAGCTTTAGTAAACACAGATGCTAATGAAGCTAAAGCAGGAGCCAAAATGCTTGCCAAAGTAACAGAAAACACAGCTCTAAAAACGGCGGTTGAGGCAATAACTAACACAGATGATATCGAGGAGCAAAGAAAAGCGTTCATAGAAATTACTGTACAAATGGAAACTGTACTTAAAGGAGCATTGTCATCTGGAGAAGTTTATAAGCAATATTGTCCAATGGCATTTGATAATACAGGCGGATATTGGTTATCTAAAGAAAAAGAAATTAGGAACCCATATTTTGGGGATCGCATGCTAAAATGTGGTAATGTTGCCGAAACTATTCGATAATTATGCTAACTATTCCATCTGACTTCTAAAACAATAAATACAACCAGATGAAAAAAGTTTTAATCAAAAACATGGTCTGCAACCGATGTAAAACTGTACTACAACAGGAGTTTAAAAATGCTAAAATCCCTGTTGAGACAATAGAATTGGGAGAGATCGTGTTTAGTAATATTGACACCATTACTTATGAAAAAATAAATGAAATTATTACTCGTAATGGTTTCGAGATCATAATTGATGAAGTAGCTCTTATTGTAGAACAAGTGAAATCCTATTTGATAAGTGAATTGTCAAATGAGGATATGTTAAATGAAAATCTATCTGATCTTATTTCCAAACATATACATAAGGATTATTCTGTGATAAGCAAACTGTTTAGTTGTAATGAGGGCTTGACTATAGAAAAATATTTCATTCGCCTTAAAATTGAAAAAACGAAGGAATATATTCAAATGGGAAACTTAAGTTTTTCTGAAATAGCACATGCATTGAATTATAAAAGTGGAAGTCATCTGGCAAAACAATTTAAAGCAATTACTGGGATGTCTATGAGTAGTTTTAAGAGCCTACAATCATGGGATCGCCAACCTCTAGACAAAATTGTATAAGAAGAAACCATAATTATCAAAAAGAAAGAGATGTAAACTCAATAATTTTACTGGTTAAACATTGAAAATTAAAAAATGAAACATACATATAAAATATCTGGGATGACTTGTAATGGCTGTCGTGGCCATGTAGAGCACATACTTGATACTATGGATGGGGTGACCAGTGCGTCTGTTGATCTGGAGAAAGCAGAAGCAATTATTGAGACAGAAGAGCATATTTCTTTAGCTGTTTTTAAAGAGACATTAGCACAAGAAGGTGGGCGTTACAGCATTTATCTTCCGGGGACACAAGATCAGGATGATAAACCCAAACAGGTCAAACCTAAAGGAAAAGGTACAGGAGTTTTTTATTGTCCTATGCATTGCGAAGGAGACAAAACATACAATGCGTTACAGGATTGTCCGGTATGTGGGATGGATTTAGTTGAAGAGATAACGTTACATACAATTGCTGTAGAACAGTATGCCTGTCCAATGCATCCAGAAGTAATTAAAGATGCCCCAGGATCCTGTTCTATTTGTGGTATGGATCTAATAGTAGTACAACCAGATCTTTCTGAAGAAGAGAAGAATTATAAAAAATTACTGAAGAAATTCTGGATAGCTGTACTATTTACTATTCCTATTTTTATAATAGCGATGTCAGATATGTTTTCGAGTAATCCTCTTAATGATATTTTGGAATTAAAATATAGAAATTGGATTCAGTTTGGACTTTCTGTTCCTGTAGTGTTTTATGCTACCTGGATGTTTTTTGAGCGTGCTTTTCGTTCTATAAAAATCTGGAACCTCAATATGTTTACTCTTATAGGTATTGGTGCGGGTACTGCATGGTTATTTAGTGTTTTAGCAATGCTTTTTCCAAGTTTTTTCCCAGATCAGTTTAAAACAGAATCAGGAACAGTACATGTGTATTTTGAAGCAACTACCGTTATCTTAACACTTGTACTTTTGGGTCAGGTATTAGAATCACGTGCACATAGCAAAACAAACACTGCAGTTAAGGAGCTATTGAAACTAGCTCCTAATAAAGCAATACGTGTTGTAGAAGGGAAAGAAGAAGATATTTCTATTGATCAGATAGAATTGAATGATATACTACGAGTAAAACCAGGAGATAAAATTCCTGTAGATGGATCTATCTTTCAAGGGCAAACATCTGTAGACGAATCAATGATCACAGGTGAACCAATACCGGTAGATAAGATAGAAGGAGATCAGGTGAGTAGTGGAACCATTAATGGAAATCATTCCTTCTTATTGAAAGCAGAAAAGGTGGGAGCTGAAACACTGTTATCAAAAATTATCCAAATGGTAAATGATGCAAGTCGTAGTCGCGCACCTATCCAAAAACTAGCAGATAGTGTTTCTGGATATTTTGTGCCTATAGTGGTTATCATAGCCCTAATCACATTTGTCATTTGGGCAGTTTATGGTCCCGAACCTGCTTATGTTTATGCATTTGTAAATGCAATTGCTGTACTTATAATTGCCTGTCCATGTGCTTTGGGACTGGCTACACCAATGTCTGTAATGGTTGGAGTTGGTAAGGGAGCTCAAAATGGTGTACTGATTAAAAAAGCAGAAGCACTCGAAACAATGAACAAAGTGGATATTCTTATTGTGGATAAGACAGGAACCATAACTGAAGGGAAACCAACTGTTGAAAGCGTTGAAGTTTTTGGAAATCGATTTAGCAAAGAAGAAATCCTTCAATATATCATTTCTCTTAATAATTTAAGTGAACATCCATTGGCTCAAGCAACACTAAAATATGGAAAAGAACAGCATATTGAATTATTAGATGTAAGTAAATTTAAAGCTGTAACAGGGAAAGGAGTAGAAGGAAACATCGCTAATATGAAAGTGATATTGGGTAATGCGAAAATGTTGGAATATGCCAATGTACCTATTTCAGCTGAACTTAAAAAACAAGCCGAATCTTATCAGAAAAAAGGGAAAACAGTTTCTTTTTTATCTATAAATCAGGATGTTACAGGTTATGTAGTGATAGGAGACAAAATCAAAGAAACTAGTCGTGAAGCTATTAAGCAGTTACAGGATAGTGGAATTGATGTTATCATGCTTACTGGAGATAATTATAATACTGCCTATGCAGTAGCTAATGAGCTTAATCTTGCAAATTTTAAAGCAGAGATGCTGCCCGAGGATAAACTTAGTGAGGTTGAAAAATTACAAAATAACGGTAAAGTGGTTGCTATGGCTGGAGATGGTATTAATGATGCTCCTGCTCTTGCAAAAAGTGATGTTGGTATTGCGATGGGTACAGGTACCGATGTAGCCATAGAAAGTGCAACTATTACTTTGGTAAAAGGAGATTTACAAGGTATTGTAAAAGCAAAAAAACTAAGTGATAAAGTAATGAAGAATATCAAGCAAAATCTTTTCTTCGCACTTATTTATAACACGCTAGGGGTGCCGATAGCTGCGGGAGTACTTTTTCCTTTTTTCGGAATCCTATTATCTCCTATGATAGCAGCTCTGGCTATGAGTTTTAGTTCTGTATCAGTAATAACTAATGCTTTACGATTAAAAACAATACATATCAACTAGATATGAAAATGAATATATATGGTTAAAAGGCAAACAGCAACAAAAATTAGAAAAGCACATAGGTATTTAGGCCTCTTTTTAGGAATCCAGTTTCTACTATGGACGGTTAGTGGCTTATATTTTAGCTGGACAGATATTGACGATATTCATGGAGATCAATTTAGAAATGAAAATATTGATGTTTTATCCTTTAATGATTTGATAAAACCTTCTCAAATAGAAACAAAGGAGTCCATTCAATCACTAGAACTTAAAGAAATAGCCGGACAACCGTATTACTGGGTAAATGACAAGCAACTTTTTGATGCAACTACAGGAGCCATAAAATCAGAAATAACTACTTCTGAAGCTTTGAAAATTGCAGAAAAAAATATGCATCCAGAACTAAAAGCAGAAAGTATTGAAAAAATAAGTGAAGTTGGTAATCATCATGAATATAGAGGAAGACCGCTACCTGCTTATGTTGTTTCATATGAGCACTCTCAAAATGTAAAAGCATATATCTCGGTAAAAGATGGAAGTTTTCAAAGAGTGAGACACCGATCGTGGCGCTGGTTTGATTTCCTTTGGATGACTCATACAATGGATTATGAAGGAAGAGATGATTTTAATACAATTATTCTAAGGGCTTTTTCTCTATTAGGATTAATAACTGTGCTAAGTGGGTTCACTTTATGGTTTATATCCTCACCGACAATTAGAAAAATAAAAAAATAAGCGTCATGAATAAGAACATCATTTATATTGGTATAGCAGTTCTTGCAGGGCTATTGGGAGGTTACTTTATTTTCGGAAGTAATAATTCTACTCAACACAATCAAAACAATCATCAGGAAGAAGCTACAACAAATCAAATGTGGACTTGCTCAATGCACCCACAAATTATGCAAACAGAACCTGGCGATTGTCCAATATGTGGTATGGATCTAATTCCGACAGAAACCAAAACTGATGGTCTTTCTGCTGATCAATTTAAAATGACCGAAAATGCAATGGCATTAGCAAACATCCAAACTACTAGAGTCGGAAATCTAACAGGAGTTGATAAAGACAGGATTATATTATCTGGAAAAATAATGGAAAATGAAGAGGCAAACGCAGTACAAGCTAGTTATTTTGATGGTAGAATCGAACGGTTGAATGTTAATTACAAAGGACAAGAGGTTAGAAAAGGGCAAAGATTGGCAACTATTTATGCACCAAACCTAGTCGCTGCGCAACAAGAACTTATTAC
Proteins encoded:
- a CDS encoding AraC family transcriptional regulator → MKKVLIKNMVCNRCKTVLQQEFKNAKIPVETIELGEIVFSNIDTITYEKINEIITRNGFEIIIDEVALIVEQVKSYLISELSNEDMLNENLSDLISKHIHKDYSVISKLFSCNEGLTIEKYFIRLKIEKTKEYIQMGNLSFSEIAHALNYKSGSHLAKQFKAITGMSMSSFKSLQSWDRQPLDKIV
- a CDS encoding heavy metal translocating P-type ATPase; this encodes MKHTYKISGMTCNGCRGHVEHILDTMDGVTSASVDLEKAEAIIETEEHISLAVFKETLAQEGGRYSIYLPGTQDQDDKPKQVKPKGKGTGVFYCPMHCEGDKTYNALQDCPVCGMDLVEEITLHTIAVEQYACPMHPEVIKDAPGSCSICGMDLIVVQPDLSEEEKNYKKLLKKFWIAVLFTIPIFIIAMSDMFSSNPLNDILELKYRNWIQFGLSVPVVFYATWMFFERAFRSIKIWNLNMFTLIGIGAGTAWLFSVLAMLFPSFFPDQFKTESGTVHVYFEATTVILTLVLLGQVLESRAHSKTNTAVKELLKLAPNKAIRVVEGKEEDISIDQIELNDILRVKPGDKIPVDGSIFQGQTSVDESMITGEPIPVDKIEGDQVSSGTINGNHSFLLKAEKVGAETLLSKIIQMVNDASRSRAPIQKLADSVSGYFVPIVVIIALITFVIWAVYGPEPAYVYAFVNAIAVLIIACPCALGLATPMSVMVGVGKGAQNGVLIKKAEALETMNKVDILIVDKTGTITEGKPTVESVEVFGNRFSKEEILQYIISLNNLSEHPLAQATLKYGKEQHIELLDVSKFKAVTGKGVEGNIANMKVILGNAKMLEYANVPISAELKKQAESYQKKGKTVSFLSINQDVTGYVVIGDKIKETSREAIKQLQDSGIDVIMLTGDNYNTAYAVANELNLANFKAEMLPEDKLSEVEKLQNNGKVVAMAGDGINDAPALAKSDVGIAMGTGTDVAIESATITLVKGDLQGIVKAKKLSDKVMKNIKQNLFFALIYNTLGVPIAAGVLFPFFGILLSPMIAALAMSFSSVSVITNALRLKTIHIN
- a CDS encoding PepSY domain-containing protein; its protein translation is MVKRQTATKIRKAHRYLGLFLGIQFLLWTVSGLYFSWTDIDDIHGDQFRNENIDVLSFNDLIKPSQIETKESIQSLELKEIAGQPYYWVNDKQLFDATTGAIKSEITTSEALKIAEKNMHPELKAESIEKISEVGNHHEYRGRPLPAYVVSYEHSQNVKAYISVKDGSFQRVRHRSWRWFDFLWMTHTMDYEGRDDFNTIILRAFSLLGLITVLSGFTLWFISSPTIRKIKK